CTTAGGTTAGCCTTACTATAGTCACGTGAAGCACGAGAGCCATCCCCTGTGACTGGATTCACAACGTGCCCCAGAACGGGCGCTGACCTTGATCTAATCCGCCGCGGTCGCCACTGGGGAGGCCGACCTCAGATGCATACGACGCGCGGTAGTAAACCCGTAGTACGCTGGCTTTACTGCTCAGGAGAGTGAACGGAACATGGCCAAATTGACGCGTCTAGGGGAGCTTGAGCGCGAGGTGATGGACCACCTGTGGTCCGCACCCGAACCCCAAACTGTGCGCCAAGTCCATGAGGCGCTGGCCGCCCGCCGCGACTTGGCCTACACCACGATCATGACCGTGCTGCAACGGCTGGCGAAGAAGAACCTCGTCGTGCAGCACCGCGATGACCGGGCGCACCGCTACGCGCCCACCCACGGCCGCGACGAGCTCGTCGCCGGGCTGATGGTCGACGCCCTCGACCAGGCCGCGGATTCCGGCAGCCGCCAGGCAGCACTGGTCCATTTCGTCGAGCGAGTCGGCGTCGACGAGGCCCGGGCACTGCGCCGGGCCCTCGCCGAACTGGAGAGCAAGCACCAGCTCCCGCCACCGGCTGGTAATTCGGGCACTGCCTGAGAGAGACTTACGGCGTGTCCGCGCTGGCCTTCACCCTCGTCGCACTAGCCCTCGTGGGGCCGGTGCCGGCAGTGCTGGCCCGTGCGGCGTGGCCGCTGCGCGCCCCGCGCGCAGCAATCGTGCTCTGGCAGTCGATCGCCCTGGCCGCGGTGCTCTCGGCCTTCTCGGCCGGGATCGCCATCGCCAGCCGGCTGTTCGTTCCCGGGCCCGATGGACGGCCGACCGCCACGATCACCAGTGAGATCGACGCTCTCGGCCTGCCGTTGTGGCTCCTCTACGTCGTGGTGTTCACGCTCACCCTGCTGATCGGCGGCCGGCTGTGCCTGGCCGTGATCCAGGTGGCAGTCGCCACCAGGCGCCGGCGCGCGCACCACCGCATGATGGTCGACCTGCTCAGCAAGTCCCGCGATGCGGTGCCGGCCCACCTCTGTACGGCGCATCGCCCCCTCGCCGGTGACGGGCTGCGCATCCTCGACGTCGCCCAGCCTCTCGCCTACTGCCTGCCCGGTGTCCGCAGCCGCGTGGTCGTGAGCGAAGGCACGCTGACCACACTGGCCGACAACGAAGTCGCCGCCATCCTGACCCACGAACGGGCCCACCTGCGCGCCCGCCACGATCTCGTCCTGGAGATGTTCACGGCCGTCCACGCCGCCTTCCCCCGATTCGTCCGCAGTGCCAACGCCTTGGACGCGGTCCGGTTGCTGATCGAACTGCTGGCCGACGACGCCGCAGTGCGGACAGCGGGCCCCACTCCCCTGGCCCGGGCGCTCGTCGCCTGCGCCGGTGGCCGCACCCCCTCTGGCGCGCTGGCCGCAGGCGGGCCGACCACCGTGATCCGCGTACGACGCCTGGGCGGCAAGCCCAACAGCGTGGCCATGGCGGTCACCGCCTATCTGGCGGCGGCGGCTGTTCTGGTGGTGCCCACCGTAGCGGTCGCCGTCCCCTGGCTCACCGAGCTTCACCGCCTGTTCTCCGGTCTGGGATAAACCCCCGTCCAACAAGCGTTCTGACACAACAAAACAACGAAAGGCTGCGGCATGACGTCGTCAAGCACACCGTCCAGCACCACCGGTACCGCGCAGATCGGAGTCACCGGCCTGGCCGTGATGGGCTCCAATCTCGCCCGGAACTTCGCCCACCACGGCTATACCGTCGCGCTCCACAACCGGTCGATCGCCAAAACCGATGCGCTGCTGGCCGAGCACGGCTCCGAGGGCAAGTTCGTGCGCAGCGAGACCATCGCGGAATTCCTTGACGCCCTTGAGAAGCCGCGCCGGGTGATCATCATGGTCAAGGCCGGCGACCCGACCGACGCGGTGATCAACGAGCTGGCCGACGCCATGGAGCCCGGCGACATCATCATCGACGGCGGCAACGCGCTCTACACCGACACCATCCGCCGCGAGAAGGCCATCCGCGAGCGCGGCCTGCACTTCGTCGGCGCGGGCATCTCCGGCGGCGAAGAGGGTGCGCTCAACGGCCCGTCGATCATGCCCGGCGGCCCCGCCGAGTCCTACAAGTCCCTCGGTCCGCTGCTCGAAGAGATCTCTGCCCACGTCGACGGGGTGCCGTGCTGCACCCACATCGGCCCGGACGGCGCCGGACACTTCGTCAAGATGGTGCACAACGGCATCGAATACTCCGACATGCAGCTGATCGGTGAGGCCTACCAGTTGCTGCGGGACGGGCTCGGCCTCGAAGCGGCACAGATCGCCGACGTGTTCACCGAGTGGAACAAGGGCGACCTGGACAGCTATCTGGTGGAGATCACCGCCGAGGTGCTGCGCCAGGTGGACGCCAAGACCGGCAAGCCGCTGGTCGACGTGATCGTCGACGAGGCCGAGCAGAAGGGCACCGGCCGCTGGACGGTGAAGTCCGCTCTGGATCTCGGTGTGCCGGTCACCGGTATCGCCGAGGCCGTGTTCGCCCGGGCGCTGTCGGGTTCGGTCGCCCAGCGCAAGGCCACCACCGATCTCGCCTCGGGTCGTCTCGGCGCAAAGCCCGCTGACGCACAGCAATTCACCGAGGACGTGCGCCAGGCGCTGTATGCCTCCAAGATCATCGCCTACGCCCAGGGCTTCAACCAGATCCAGGCCGGCTCGGCCGAGTACGACTGGAACCTCACACCCGGGGACCTGGCCACCATCTGGCGCGGTGGTTGCATCATCCGGGCCAAGTTCCTCAACCGGATCAAGGAAGCCTTCGACGCGGAACCGGAGCTGGCCACGCTGCTCGCGGCACCGTACTTCCGCAGCGCGGTGGAATCGGCGATCGACAGCTGGCGGCGCGTCGTCGTCACCGCCACCGAGCTGGGCATCCCGATTCCTGGTTTCTCGTCGGCGCTGTCCTACTACGACGCGCTGCGCACCGAGCGGCTGCCTGCAGCGCTGACCCAGGGCCTGCGCGACTTCTTCGGCGCGCACACCTACGGTCGCACCGACGCCGAGCCCGGCCAGAAGTTCCACACGTTGTGGAGCGGCGACCGCAGCGAAGTGCCCGCCTAGATTTCAGAGCACTGGCAGCAAAGCCCGCGCCACTAGACTCGACGGCGTGAGGTTTCTGAACGGACACACCCCGTCGTACGACCTGACCTACAACGATGTCTTCATCGTCCCGGGACGGTCGGACGTGGCATCGCGGTTCGACGTCGACCTGTCCACCGCCGACGGATCCGGCACCACCATCCCGGTGGTGGTCGCGAACATGACGGCGGTGGCAGGCCGGCGAATGGCCGAGACCATCGCCCGGCGCGGGGGCATCGTGGTATTGCCGCAGGACCTGCCGAGCACCGTGGTCGCCGAGACCGTGCAGTTCGTCAAGAGTCGCGACCACGTGGTCGACACACCCGTGACCCTGAGCCCCGACGACTCGGTGTCCGACGCCGCCGCGTTGCTGCACAAACGCGCGCACGGCGCGGCCGTGGTGGTGTTCGAGGGGCGTCCGATCGGCCTGGTCACCGAGGCCAGTTGCGCCGGTGTGGACCGGTTCGCCCGGATCCGCGACGTCGCGGTGCCTGATTTCGTCACCGCACCGGTGGGCACCGATCCGAGGAAGGTGTTCGACCTCCTCGAACATGCACCGATCGACCTTGCGGTCCTGACCGAGGCCGACGGCTCCCTGGCCGGGGTGCTGACCCGCACCGCCGCGGTGCGGGCCGGCATCTACACACCCGCCGTCGACGCGGCCGGAAAGCTGCGCATCGCCGCAGCCGTCGGCATCAACGGTGACGTCGGCGCCAAGGCTCGAGCGCTGGCCGAGGCCGGGGTCGACCTGCTGGTCATCGACACCGCCCACGGCCACCAGGCCAAGATGCTCGAAGCCATCAAGTCGGTCGCATCGCTGGACCTGGGCCTGCCGCTGGCGGCGGGCAACGTGGTCTCCGCCGGGGGCACCCGCGACCTCATCGAGGCCGGCGCGTCGATCGTCAAGGTCGGC
The window above is part of the Mycolicibacterium fortuitum subsp. fortuitum genome. Proteins encoded here:
- a CDS encoding BlaI/MecI/CopY family transcriptional regulator, giving the protein MAKLTRLGELEREVMDHLWSAPEPQTVRQVHEALAARRDLAYTTIMTVLQRLAKKNLVVQHRDDRAHRYAPTHGRDELVAGLMVDALDQAADSGSRQAALVHFVERVGVDEARALRRALAELESKHQLPPPAGNSGTA
- a CDS encoding M56 family metallopeptidase gives rise to the protein MSALAFTLVALALVGPVPAVLARAAWPLRAPRAAIVLWQSIALAAVLSAFSAGIAIASRLFVPGPDGRPTATITSEIDALGLPLWLLYVVVFTLTLLIGGRLCLAVIQVAVATRRRRAHHRMMVDLLSKSRDAVPAHLCTAHRPLAGDGLRILDVAQPLAYCLPGVRSRVVVSEGTLTTLADNEVAAILTHERAHLRARHDLVLEMFTAVHAAFPRFVRSANALDAVRLLIELLADDAAVRTAGPTPLARALVACAGGRTPSGALAAGGPTTVIRVRRLGGKPNSVAMAVTAYLAAAAVLVVPTVAVAVPWLTELHRLFSGLG
- the gndA gene encoding NADP-dependent phosphogluconate dehydrogenase, whose translation is MTSSSTPSSTTGTAQIGVTGLAVMGSNLARNFAHHGYTVALHNRSIAKTDALLAEHGSEGKFVRSETIAEFLDALEKPRRVIIMVKAGDPTDAVINELADAMEPGDIIIDGGNALYTDTIRREKAIRERGLHFVGAGISGGEEGALNGPSIMPGGPAESYKSLGPLLEEISAHVDGVPCCTHIGPDGAGHFVKMVHNGIEYSDMQLIGEAYQLLRDGLGLEAAQIADVFTEWNKGDLDSYLVEITAEVLRQVDAKTGKPLVDVIVDEAEQKGTGRWTVKSALDLGVPVTGIAEAVFARALSGSVAQRKATTDLASGRLGAKPADAQQFTEDVRQALYASKIIAYAQGFNQIQAGSAEYDWNLTPGDLATIWRGGCIIRAKFLNRIKEAFDAEPELATLLAAPYFRSAVESAIDSWRRVVVTATELGIPIPGFSSALSYYDALRTERLPAALTQGLRDFFGAHTYGRTDAEPGQKFHTLWSGDRSEVPA
- a CDS encoding GuaB1 family IMP dehydrogenase-related protein, which codes for MRFLNGHTPSYDLTYNDVFIVPGRSDVASRFDVDLSTADGSGTTIPVVVANMTAVAGRRMAETIARRGGIVVLPQDLPSTVVAETVQFVKSRDHVVDTPVTLSPDDSVSDAAALLHKRAHGAAVVVFEGRPIGLVTEASCAGVDRFARIRDVAVPDFVTAPVGTDPRKVFDLLEHAPIDLAVLTEADGSLAGVLTRTAAVRAGIYTPAVDAAGKLRIAAAVGINGDVGAKARALAEAGVDLLVIDTAHGHQAKMLEAIKSVASLDLGLPLAAGNVVSAGGTRDLIEAGASIVKVGVGPGAMCTTRMMTGVGRPQFSAVVECAAAAKELGAHVWADGGVRHPRDVALALAAGAANVMIGSWFAGTYESPGDLLHDRDDRPYKESYGMASKRAVAARTAGDSQFDRARKALFEEGISSSRMSLDPGRGGVEDLLDHITSGVRSTCTYVGATNLTQLHEKVVLGVQSAAGFAEGHPLPTGW